The following are encoded together in the Drosophila biarmipes strain raj3 chromosome 3L, RU_DBia_V1.1, whole genome shotgun sequence genome:
- the LOC108028444 gene encoding probable serine/threonine-protein kinase kinX isoform X1, producing the protein MVLKVYVSGMSGNKEVKKRQQRVLMILDSKNIKYDTVDITEPGKESEKELMQNKSTSSGGTVSDPEPRHPLPPQLFNDDEYCGDYDAFDMANEIDTLEVFLKLATADTTAVSTAQIELKQENGEAKKEEAEAEAEEKKPDEEKPEGGEGDAKDEAAEKAENEDGDGEDKKKAEGEGEDAAENADEKTETAEGEESEDKKKEEETTETEKTEKSEEKSEDAAQEETEGDDKKDDTEKAEEDDTKDKPKGDGGEDTKDKSEDVDAEKTKDSDTEKSEEDGTKDTPEGGEDKESKDKPAEVGTERTTEDDAEEDDKEDTKDKPEEVDTEKSEKDDDKVKTEDEKGDDTKEKPEEVDTEESQEDTTEVKAKSDEEGDSEDKPKADSNDTKEEPQEVDTEKEEVKTEEDDTVEKSEDKTEESEKEEVKVKSQGEEAEDTKEKPEEEVKEPTEGNKPEESVAEDTDEKEESKPAEEKSSSEESEEEE; encoded by the exons ATGGTCTTGAAAGTCTACGTCAGCGGCATGTCCGGCAACAAGGAG GTCAAGAAGCGCCAGCAGCGCGTCCTGATGATCCTGGACAGCAAGAACATCAAGTACGACACTGTGGACATCACGGAGCCCGGCAAGGAGTCCGAGAAGGAGTTGATGCAGAACAAATCGACGAGCAGCGGCGGCACGGTCAGCGACCCAGAGCCCCGCCATCCGCTGCCGCCCCAGCTCTTCAACGACGACGAGTACTGCGGCGACTACGACGCCTTCGACATGGCCAACGAGATCGACACCCTGGAGGTGTTCCTCAAGCTGGCCACAGCCGACACCACGGCGGTAAGCACCGCCCAAATCGAACTGAAGCAGGAGAACGGCGAGGCCAAGAAGGAGGAGgccgaggcggaggcggaggagaaGAAGCCGGATGAGGAGAAGCCAGAGGGCGGCGAGGGCGACGCCAAGGACGAGGCTGCGGAGAAGGCCGAG AACGAAGACGGGGACGGCGAGGACAAAAAGAAAGCAGAGGGCGAAGGTGAAGATGCCGCCGAAAACGCCGATGAAAAG ACTGAAACCGCAGAGGGCGAAGAGTCCGAGGATAAGAAGAAGGAAGAGGAAACCACAG AAACAGAGAAAACCGAAAAGAGTGAAGAAAAATCTGAGGATGCTGCCCAAGAAGAAACCGAAGGGGATGATAAAAAGGATGATACGGAGAAAGCAGAGGAAGATGATACCAAAGATAAACCCAAAGGCGATGGTGGAGAAGATACCAAGGATAAATCCGAGGATGTTGATGCAGAAAAGACGAAAGATTCTGATACAGAAAAATCCGAAGAAGACGGTACCAAAGATACACCAGAAGGTGGCGAGGATAAAGAGTCCAAAGACAAGCCAGCAGAAGTTGGCACTGAAAGGACGACGGAAGATGACGCCGAAGAGGATGACAAAGAGGATACCAAGGATAAACCCGAGGAAGTTGACACGGAAAAGTCCGAGAAAGATGATGACAAAGTAAAAACCGAAGATGAGAAGGGTGATGATACCAAAGAAAAACCTGAGGAAGTTGATACAGAAGAATCCCAGGAAGATACTACTGAAGTTAAAGCTAAAAGTGATGAGGAAGGGGATTCCGAAGATAAGCCCAAGGCTGATAGTAACGATACCAAAGAAGAACCCCAGGAAGTCGACACAGAAAAGGAAGAAGTAAAAACCGAAGAAGATGATACCGTAGAAAAATCCGAAGATAAGACAGAAGAATCCGAAAAGGAAGAGGTCAAGGTAAAAAGCCAAGGTGAAGAGGCAGAGGATACGAAAGAAAAACCCGAAGAAGAGGTCAAAGAACCCACCGAAGGAAATAAGCCAGAAGAATCGGTGGCAGAGGACACGGACGAAAAAGAAGAAAGTAAACCGGCTGAGGAGAAATCCTCTTCCGAAGAAAGCGAAGAAGAGGAATAA
- the LOC108028444 gene encoding SH3 domain-binding glutamic acid-rich protein homolog isoform X4 — protein MVLKVYVSGMSGNKEVKKRQQRVLMILDSKNIKYDTVDITEPGKESEKELMQNKSTSSGGTVSDPEPRHPLPPQLFNDDEYCGDYDAFDMANEIDTLEVFLKLATADTTAVSTAQIELKQENGEAKKEEAEAEAEEKKPDEEKPEGGEGDAKDEAAEKAENEDGDGEDKKKAEGEGEDAAENADEKQQKKQATITTAVKTSNSSDSQSDLFLESERAAAAQ, from the exons ATGGTCTTGAAAGTCTACGTCAGCGGCATGTCCGGCAACAAGGAG GTCAAGAAGCGCCAGCAGCGCGTCCTGATGATCCTGGACAGCAAGAACATCAAGTACGACACTGTGGACATCACGGAGCCCGGCAAGGAGTCCGAGAAGGAGTTGATGCAGAACAAATCGACGAGCAGCGGCGGCACGGTCAGCGACCCAGAGCCCCGCCATCCGCTGCCGCCCCAGCTCTTCAACGACGACGAGTACTGCGGCGACTACGACGCCTTCGACATGGCCAACGAGATCGACACCCTGGAGGTGTTCCTCAAGCTGGCCACAGCCGACACCACGGCGGTAAGCACCGCCCAAATCGAACTGAAGCAGGAGAACGGCGAGGCCAAGAAGGAGGAGgccgaggcggaggcggaggagaaGAAGCCGGATGAGGAGAAGCCAGAGGGCGGCGAGGGCGACGCCAAGGACGAGGCTGCGGAGAAGGCCGAG AACGAAGACGGGGACGGCGAGGACAAAAAGAAAGCAGAGGGCGAAGGTGAAGATGCCGCCGAAAACGCCGATGAAAAG CAGCAAAAGAAGCAAGCGACGATAACAACAGCAGTGAAGACCTCGAATTCTTCAGATTCCCAGTCGGATCTCTTTTTGGAAAGCGAGCGGGCAGCGGCTGCGCAGTAG
- the LOC108028444 gene encoding SH3 domain-binding glutamic acid-rich protein homolog isoform X5 has product MVLKVYVSGMSGNKEVKKRQQRVLMILDSKNIKYDTVDITEPGKESEKELMQNKSTSSGGTVSDPEPRHPLPPQLFNDDEYCGDYDAFDMANEIDTLEVFLKLATADTTAVSTAQIELKQENGEAKKEEAEAEAEEKKPDEEKPEGGEGDAKDEAAEKAENEDGDGEDKKKAEGEGEDAAENADEKQKKQATITTAVKTSNSSDSQSDLFLESERAAAAQ; this is encoded by the exons ATGGTCTTGAAAGTCTACGTCAGCGGCATGTCCGGCAACAAGGAG GTCAAGAAGCGCCAGCAGCGCGTCCTGATGATCCTGGACAGCAAGAACATCAAGTACGACACTGTGGACATCACGGAGCCCGGCAAGGAGTCCGAGAAGGAGTTGATGCAGAACAAATCGACGAGCAGCGGCGGCACGGTCAGCGACCCAGAGCCCCGCCATCCGCTGCCGCCCCAGCTCTTCAACGACGACGAGTACTGCGGCGACTACGACGCCTTCGACATGGCCAACGAGATCGACACCCTGGAGGTGTTCCTCAAGCTGGCCACAGCCGACACCACGGCGGTAAGCACCGCCCAAATCGAACTGAAGCAGGAGAACGGCGAGGCCAAGAAGGAGGAGgccgaggcggaggcggaggagaaGAAGCCGGATGAGGAGAAGCCAGAGGGCGGCGAGGGCGACGCCAAGGACGAGGCTGCGGAGAAGGCCGAG AACGAAGACGGGGACGGCGAGGACAAAAAGAAAGCAGAGGGCGAAGGTGAAGATGCCGCCGAAAACGCCGATGAAAAG CAAAAGAAGCAAGCGACGATAACAACAGCAGTGAAGACCTCGAATTCTTCAGATTCCCAGTCGGATCTCTTTTTGGAAAGCGAGCGGGCAGCGGCTGCGCAGTAG
- the LOC108028513 gene encoding akirin, translating into MACATLKRALDWESMNQRPPKRRRCNPFGQAGSNGGPASPSRDGPSTSAGLPHTPSNRFAKDNTEPSPFSEASLAKMSPDKMAESLCNEIKRLHKRKQLPITSSALERMQDSESSGSEMGPESPRRPDSPPNLMRHGEKALFTFKQVQLICESMIKERENQLRERYESVLTTKLAEQYDAFVKFTYDQIQRRYEAAPSYLS; encoded by the exons ATGGCCTGTGCAACCCTGAAACGCGCCTTAGACTGGGAGTCGATGAACCAGCGTCCTCCGAAGCGCCGGCGCTGCAATCCGTTCGGCCAGGCCGGGAGCAACGGCGGCCCAGCGTCCCCGTCCCGCGACGGCCCCAGCACCTCGGCAGGACTGCCCCACACGCCCAGCAACCGATTCGCCAAGGACAACACCGAGCCCAGTCCGTTCAGCGAGGCCTCGCTGGCCAAGATGTCGCCAG ACAAAATGGCCGAGAGCTTGTGCAACGAGATCAAGAGACTGCACAAGCGCAAACAGCTGCCGATCACCTCGTCGGCCTTGGAGCGCATGCAGGACTCGGAGTCCAGCGGATCGGAGATGGGCCCGGAGAGCCCGCGCCGCCCGGACAGCCCACCGAACCTGATGCGCCACGGCGAGAAGGCCCTGTTCACGTTCAAGCAGGTGCAGCTCATCTGCGAGAGCATGATCAAGGAGCGGGAGAACCAGCTGAGGGAGCGCTACGAGTCCGTGCTGACCACCAAGCTGGCCGAGCAGTACGATGCCTTCGTCAAGTTCACATACGATCAGATACAGCGTCGCTACGAGGCAGCGCCTAGCT ACCTGTCGTAA
- the LOC108028512 gene encoding ceramide phosphoethanolamine synthase, with product MCDGEIGDPVTQPRSEGGGLMSSDPEARTHYLEPAEKRLTNGSPEPEPVDPLLVAQWSTEDVSNWACFTEHFSRTLLDCLRQEAIDGEVLLSLTEEDVRDLRYRLGYKLTFGELKKFWLAALKLQLLVKNSSAESVMLGIESHGGNSVYMPLSSALGAGGGGPPSTSTCPCPQVECPSYVSDCDTYLRMGGRYVPPEYFKTAMSLGYSFVVTWITSLTMVIVHERVPDMKRYPPLPDIFLDNVPHIPWAFNMCEITGSLLFTIWVVVLIFHKYRLVLLRRFFALAGTVFLLRCVTMLITSLSVPGTHLQCSQKDFAIDDPNVDMVGALIIRMSRAYRIWSGLGMSIQGVRTCGDYMFSGHTVALTLLNFFITEYTPRNLYFLHTLTWLLNMFGIFFILAAHEHYSIDVFVAFYITSRLFLYYHTLANNRALMQSDSKRTRVWFPMFSYFESSVDGMVPNEYDTLGSLIDGIIEQIFKAKDQLALTIKRNWVEAPLGDSSSVNMFGSDSDKCLHNGTSATVFCSPHQSTVGGLGQQGGQTQLNNARATAAAAMSAVKSLQSQKKTFRDASVDPFSRTTFVAGQGTPLKEKKQL from the exons ATGTGCGACGGTGAAATTGGCGATCCGGTGACTCAGCCCCGTTCCGAGGGCGGTGGGTTGATGTCGTCGGATCCAGAGGCGCGGACGCACTACCTCGAACCGGCGGAGAAGCGCCTGACGAACGGATCCCCCGAGCCGGAGCCCGTGGATCCCCTGCTGGTGGCCCAGTGGTCCACGGAGGATGTGTCCAACTGGGCCTGCTTCACCGAGCACTTCTCGCGCACCCTGCTCGACTGCCTGCGCCAGGAGGCCATCGACGGCGAGGTCCTGCTCTCCCTCACCGAGGAGGATGTGCGGGACTTGCGCTACCGCCTGGGCTACAAACTCACCTTCGGCGAGCTCAAGAAATTCTGGCTCGCCGCGCTCAAACTGCAGCTGCTGGTGAAGAACAGCTCTGCGGAATCAGTGATGCTGGGCATCGAGAGCCATGGCGGGAACTCTGTCTACATGCCGCTGTCCAGCGCCCTTGGCGCCGGCGGCGGTGGTCCTCCCTCGACGTCCACGTGCCCCTGCCCGCAGGTCGAGTGCCCCAGCTATGTGTCCGACTGCGACACCTATTTGCGCATGGGCGGACGCTATGTTCCGCCGGAGTACTTCAAGACCGCCATGAGCTTAG GCTACTCGTTCGTGGTCACCTGGATAACCTCGTTAACGATGGTCATCGTGCACGAGCGGGTTCCGGACATGAAGCGCTACCCGCCGCTGCCGGACATCTTCCTGGACAATGTGCCGCACATTCCGTGGGCCTTCAACATGTGCGAGATCACCGGCTCGCTGCTGTTCACCATTtgggtggtggtgctgatCTTCCACAAGTACCGGTTGGTCCTGCTGCGGCGGTTCTTCGCCCTGGCGGGCACGGTCTTCCTGCTGCGCTGCGTCACCATGCTGATCACCTCGCTGAGCGTGCCGGGAACGCATCTGCAGTGCAGCCAGAAGGACTTCGCCATCGACGATCCCAATGTGGACATGGTGGGTGCCCTGATCATCCGCATGTCGCGCGCCTATCGCATCTGGAGCGGCCTGGGGATGTCCATTCAGGGTGTGCGCACCTGCGGCGATTACATGTTCAGTGGTCACACGGTGGCCCTGACCCTGCTCAACTTCTTTATCACAGAGT ATACGCCGCGCAATCTGTACTTCCTGCACACGCTCACCTGGCTGCTCAACATGTTCGGCATCTTCTTCATCCTGGCTGCCCATGAGCACTACTCCATCGATGTGTTCGTGGCCTTCTATATCACCTCGCGCCTGTTTCTCTATTACCATACGCTGGCGAATAATAGA GCTCTCATGCAAAGCGACTCCAAGAGGACGCGTGTTTGGTTTCCCATGTTCAGCTACTTCGAGAGCAGCGTCGATGGAATGGTGCCCAATGAGTACGACACACTTGGCTCCCTAATCGATGGGATCATTGAGCAGATCTTCAAGGCCAAGGACCAGCTCGCCTTAACCATAAAGCGCAACTGGGTGGAGGCTCCGCTGGGCGACAGCTCATCGGTCAACATGTTTGGCTCCGATTCGGATAAATGTTTACACAATGGAACATCTGCGACCGTCTTCTGTAGTCCCCACCAGTCGACAGTTGGAGGATTGGGTCAGCAGGGAGGCCAGACCCAACTGAATAATGCTCGAGCaacggctgctgctgctatgTCGGCGGTCAAGAGTTTGCAGAGCCAGAAGAAGACCTTCAGGGACGCGAGTGTGGACCCCTTCTCCAGGACGACGTTCGTGGCAGGCCAGGGCACACCGCTGAAGGAAAAGAAGCAACTCTGA
- the LOC108028444 gene encoding SH3 domain-binding glutamic acid-rich protein homolog isoform X6 → MVLKVYVSGMSGNKEVKKRQQRVLMILDSKNIKYDTVDITEPGKESEKELMQNKSTSSGGTVSDPEPRHPLPPQLFNDDEYCGDYDAFDMANEIDTLEVFLKLATADTTAVSTAQIELKQENGEAKKEEAEAEAEEKKPDEEKPEGGEGDAKDEAAEKAEQQKKQATITTAVKTSNSSDSQSDLFLESERAAAAQ, encoded by the exons ATGGTCTTGAAAGTCTACGTCAGCGGCATGTCCGGCAACAAGGAG GTCAAGAAGCGCCAGCAGCGCGTCCTGATGATCCTGGACAGCAAGAACATCAAGTACGACACTGTGGACATCACGGAGCCCGGCAAGGAGTCCGAGAAGGAGTTGATGCAGAACAAATCGACGAGCAGCGGCGGCACGGTCAGCGACCCAGAGCCCCGCCATCCGCTGCCGCCCCAGCTCTTCAACGACGACGAGTACTGCGGCGACTACGACGCCTTCGACATGGCCAACGAGATCGACACCCTGGAGGTGTTCCTCAAGCTGGCCACAGCCGACACCACGGCGGTAAGCACCGCCCAAATCGAACTGAAGCAGGAGAACGGCGAGGCCAAGAAGGAGGAGgccgaggcggaggcggaggagaaGAAGCCGGATGAGGAGAAGCCAGAGGGCGGCGAGGGCGACGCCAAGGACGAGGCTGCGGAGAAGGCCGAG CAGCAAAAGAAGCAAGCGACGATAACAACAGCAGTGAAGACCTCGAATTCTTCAGATTCCCAGTCGGATCTCTTTTTGGAAAGCGAGCGGGCAGCGGCTGCGCAGTAG
- the LOC108028444 gene encoding probable serine/threonine-protein kinase kinX isoform X3, whose amino-acid sequence MILDSKNIKYDTVDITEPGKESEKELMQNKSTSSGGTVSDPEPRHPLPPQLFNDDEYCGDYDAFDMANEIDTLEVFLKLATADTTAVSTAQIELKQENGEAKKEEAEAEAEEKKPDEEKPEGGEGDAKDEAAEKAENEDGDGEDKKKAEGEGEDAAENADEKTETAEGEESEDKKKEEETTETEKTEKSEEKSEDAAQEETEGDDKKDDTEKAEEDDTKDKPKGDGGEDTKDKSEDVDAEKTKDSDTEKSEEDGTKDTPEGGEDKESKDKPAEVGTERTTEDDAEEDDKEDTKDKPEEVDTEKSEKDDDKVKTEDEKGDDTKEKPEEVDTEESQEDTTEVKAKSDEEGDSEDKPKADSNDTKEEPQEVDTEKEEVKTEEDDTVEKSEDKTEESEKEEVKVKSQGEEAEDTKEKPEEEVKEPTEGNKPEESVAEDTDEKEESKPAEEKSSSEESEEEE is encoded by the exons ATGATCCTGGACAGCAAGAACATCAAGTACGACACTGTGGACATCACGGAGCCCGGCAAGGAGTCCGAGAAGGAGTTGATGCAGAACAAATCGACGAGCAGCGGCGGCACGGTCAGCGACCCAGAGCCCCGCCATCCGCTGCCGCCCCAGCTCTTCAACGACGACGAGTACTGCGGCGACTACGACGCCTTCGACATGGCCAACGAGATCGACACCCTGGAGGTGTTCCTCAAGCTGGCCACAGCCGACACCACGGCGGTAAGCACCGCCCAAATCGAACTGAAGCAGGAGAACGGCGAGGCCAAGAAGGAGGAGgccgaggcggaggcggaggagaaGAAGCCGGATGAGGAGAAGCCAGAGGGCGGCGAGGGCGACGCCAAGGACGAGGCTGCGGAGAAGGCCGAG AACGAAGACGGGGACGGCGAGGACAAAAAGAAAGCAGAGGGCGAAGGTGAAGATGCCGCCGAAAACGCCGATGAAAAG ACTGAAACCGCAGAGGGCGAAGAGTCCGAGGATAAGAAGAAGGAAGAGGAAACCACAG AAACAGAGAAAACCGAAAAGAGTGAAGAAAAATCTGAGGATGCTGCCCAAGAAGAAACCGAAGGGGATGATAAAAAGGATGATACGGAGAAAGCAGAGGAAGATGATACCAAAGATAAACCCAAAGGCGATGGTGGAGAAGATACCAAGGATAAATCCGAGGATGTTGATGCAGAAAAGACGAAAGATTCTGATACAGAAAAATCCGAAGAAGACGGTACCAAAGATACACCAGAAGGTGGCGAGGATAAAGAGTCCAAAGACAAGCCAGCAGAAGTTGGCACTGAAAGGACGACGGAAGATGACGCCGAAGAGGATGACAAAGAGGATACCAAGGATAAACCCGAGGAAGTTGACACGGAAAAGTCCGAGAAAGATGATGACAAAGTAAAAACCGAAGATGAGAAGGGTGATGATACCAAAGAAAAACCTGAGGAAGTTGATACAGAAGAATCCCAGGAAGATACTACTGAAGTTAAAGCTAAAAGTGATGAGGAAGGGGATTCCGAAGATAAGCCCAAGGCTGATAGTAACGATACCAAAGAAGAACCCCAGGAAGTCGACACAGAAAAGGAAGAAGTAAAAACCGAAGAAGATGATACCGTAGAAAAATCCGAAGATAAGACAGAAGAATCCGAAAAGGAAGAGGTCAAGGTAAAAAGCCAAGGTGAAGAGGCAGAGGATACGAAAGAAAAACCCGAAGAAGAGGTCAAAGAACCCACCGAAGGAAATAAGCCAGAAGAATCGGTGGCAGAGGACACGGACGAAAAAGAAGAAAGTAAACCGGCTGAGGAGAAATCCTCTTCCGAAGAAAGCGAAGAAGAGGAATAA
- the LOC108028444 gene encoding probable serine/threonine-protein kinase kinX isoform X2: MVLKVYVSGMSGNKEVKKRQQRVLMILDSKNIKYDTVDITEPGKESEKELMQNKSTSSGGTVSDPEPRHPLPPQLFNDDEYCGDYDAFDMANEIDTLEVFLKLATADTTAVSTAQIELKQENGEAKKEEAEAEAEEKKPDEEKPEGGEGDAKDEAAEKAENEDGDGEDKKKAEGEGEDAAENADEKTETAEGEESEDKKKEEETTEKTEKSEEKSEDAAQEETEGDDKKDDTEKAEEDDTKDKPKGDGGEDTKDKSEDVDAEKTKDSDTEKSEEDGTKDTPEGGEDKESKDKPAEVGTERTTEDDAEEDDKEDTKDKPEEVDTEKSEKDDDKVKTEDEKGDDTKEKPEEVDTEESQEDTTEVKAKSDEEGDSEDKPKADSNDTKEEPQEVDTEKEEVKTEEDDTVEKSEDKTEESEKEEVKVKSQGEEAEDTKEKPEEEVKEPTEGNKPEESVAEDTDEKEESKPAEEKSSSEESEEEE, translated from the exons ATGGTCTTGAAAGTCTACGTCAGCGGCATGTCCGGCAACAAGGAG GTCAAGAAGCGCCAGCAGCGCGTCCTGATGATCCTGGACAGCAAGAACATCAAGTACGACACTGTGGACATCACGGAGCCCGGCAAGGAGTCCGAGAAGGAGTTGATGCAGAACAAATCGACGAGCAGCGGCGGCACGGTCAGCGACCCAGAGCCCCGCCATCCGCTGCCGCCCCAGCTCTTCAACGACGACGAGTACTGCGGCGACTACGACGCCTTCGACATGGCCAACGAGATCGACACCCTGGAGGTGTTCCTCAAGCTGGCCACAGCCGACACCACGGCGGTAAGCACCGCCCAAATCGAACTGAAGCAGGAGAACGGCGAGGCCAAGAAGGAGGAGgccgaggcggaggcggaggagaaGAAGCCGGATGAGGAGAAGCCAGAGGGCGGCGAGGGCGACGCCAAGGACGAGGCTGCGGAGAAGGCCGAG AACGAAGACGGGGACGGCGAGGACAAAAAGAAAGCAGAGGGCGAAGGTGAAGATGCCGCCGAAAACGCCGATGAAAAG ACTGAAACCGCAGAGGGCGAAGAGTCCGAGGATAAGAAGAAGGAAGAGGAAACCACAG AGAAAACCGAAAAGAGTGAAGAAAAATCTGAGGATGCTGCCCAAGAAGAAACCGAAGGGGATGATAAAAAGGATGATACGGAGAAAGCAGAGGAAGATGATACCAAAGATAAACCCAAAGGCGATGGTGGAGAAGATACCAAGGATAAATCCGAGGATGTTGATGCAGAAAAGACGAAAGATTCTGATACAGAAAAATCCGAAGAAGACGGTACCAAAGATACACCAGAAGGTGGCGAGGATAAAGAGTCCAAAGACAAGCCAGCAGAAGTTGGCACTGAAAGGACGACGGAAGATGACGCCGAAGAGGATGACAAAGAGGATACCAAGGATAAACCCGAGGAAGTTGACACGGAAAAGTCCGAGAAAGATGATGACAAAGTAAAAACCGAAGATGAGAAGGGTGATGATACCAAAGAAAAACCTGAGGAAGTTGATACAGAAGAATCCCAGGAAGATACTACTGAAGTTAAAGCTAAAAGTGATGAGGAAGGGGATTCCGAAGATAAGCCCAAGGCTGATAGTAACGATACCAAAGAAGAACCCCAGGAAGTCGACACAGAAAAGGAAGAAGTAAAAACCGAAGAAGATGATACCGTAGAAAAATCCGAAGATAAGACAGAAGAATCCGAAAAGGAAGAGGTCAAGGTAAAAAGCCAAGGTGAAGAGGCAGAGGATACGAAAGAAAAACCCGAAGAAGAGGTCAAAGAACCCACCGAAGGAAATAAGCCAGAAGAATCGGTGGCAGAGGACACGGACGAAAAAGAAGAAAGTAAACCGGCTGAGGAGAAATCCTCTTCCGAAGAAAGCGAAGAAGAGGAATAA